One window from the genome of Acinetobacter lanii encodes:
- a CDS encoding phosphohexomutase domain-containing protein, whose protein sequence is MNKLSCFKAYDIRGKLGTELDNEIAYKIGRAYGQIYQPKTVVIGCDIRLTSEDLKQATIQGLNDAGVNVLDLGMTGTEEVYFGAFHLDVQGGIEITASHNPMDYNGMKLVRENARPIGADSGLKEIQALAESEAFQTVETKGTTIPYNILPEYIDHLMTYISPSKIRPLKLVMNAGNGAAGHVVDAIEDKFKQLNIPVEFIKIHNEPNGHFPNGIPNPILIENRSSTRDAVLVHGADMGIAWDGDFDRCFLFDEKGQFIEGYYIVGLLAQAFLLKQAGEKIVHDPRLVWNTFDIVEQFKGEAIQSQSGHSFIKEKMREQNAVYGGEMSAHHYFRDFAYCDSGMIPWLLAVSVLSETQKPLSALVEEMIEKFPCSGEINFKVQDTQSTIQKIFDHFADQNPSIDRTDGVSLDFGAWRFNVRESNTEPLLRLNIESRLDQNPRPMQDYVDELTKLIQN, encoded by the coding sequence ATGAATAAACTTTCCTGCTTCAAAGCCTATGATATTCGTGGAAAACTCGGTACAGAGTTAGATAATGAGATTGCCTACAAGATTGGTCGCGCCTACGGACAAATTTACCAACCTAAAACAGTCGTGATTGGATGTGATATTCGCCTAACCAGTGAAGACCTCAAGCAAGCCACGATCCAAGGCTTAAATGATGCCGGGGTCAATGTACTTGATTTAGGCATGACAGGCACAGAAGAAGTGTATTTCGGCGCTTTTCATCTAGATGTACAAGGTGGGATTGAAATTACTGCCAGCCATAATCCGATGGATTATAACGGCATGAAATTGGTGCGTGAAAACGCACGCCCGATTGGTGCAGATTCAGGTTTAAAAGAAATTCAAGCATTGGCTGAATCTGAAGCTTTCCAAACTGTTGAAACCAAAGGAACAACAATTCCATATAATATTTTGCCTGAATATATCGACCATCTGATGACCTATATCAGCCCAAGCAAAATTCGACCTTTAAAATTGGTGATGAATGCGGGAAATGGTGCAGCAGGTCATGTGGTCGATGCAATTGAAGATAAATTCAAACAACTGAATATTCCTGTTGAATTCATTAAAATTCACAATGAACCAAATGGACATTTTCCAAATGGGATTCCCAACCCAATTTTAATTGAAAATCGTAGCAGTACCCGTGATGCTGTGCTCGTGCATGGTGCAGATATGGGGATTGCCTGGGATGGCGATTTCGATCGTTGCTTCTTATTTGATGAAAAAGGACAATTTATTGAAGGTTACTACATTGTCGGTTTACTCGCTCAAGCCTTTTTACTTAAACAAGCCGGTGAGAAAATTGTGCATGACCCACGTTTAGTATGGAATACCTTTGATATTGTAGAACAGTTCAAAGGTGAAGCAATTCAATCTCAATCAGGACATTCTTTTATTAAAGAAAAAATGCGTGAGCAGAATGCGGTGTATGGCGGCGAAATGAGTGCACACCATTATTTCCGCGATTTTGCCTATTGTGATAGCGGTATGATTCCATGGTTATTGGCAGTCTCAGTATTGTCTGAAACCCAAAAACCACTGTCTGCTCTCGTTGAAGAAATGATTGAAAAATTCCCTTGCTCAGGTGAAATTAACTTTAAGGTTCAAGACACACAAAGTACCATCCAAAAGATTTTTGATCACTTTGCCGATCAAAATCCATCCATTGACCGCACTGATGGAGTCAGTTTAGATTTTGGCGCTTGGCGTTTTAATGTACGCGAATCAAACACTGAACCTTTACTGCGCTTAAATATCGAAAGTCGCTTGGATCAGAATCCTAGACCGATGCAAGATTATGTCGATGAACTTACCAAACTTATCCAAAATTAA